A segment of the Gemmatimonadota bacterium genome:
GGGAAGGTCGCTGATCTCGTTGTTTTTGATCCCGATACGGTGGCTGCGAGATCTACTTTTGAAAATCCCACGCTGCCGCCAGTCGGTATTTCGCATGTTTTTGTCAATGGCCAGTCCGTCATTGCCAATGGGGAACCTACAGGTGCGTTGCCCGGCCAGGTGCTGCGCCGCGTTTGATTATGCCTATTCAAGTGAAAATTTGCGATACGCCCGATGATGTGGCCCGCGCCGCTGCATCGGAAATTGCCGCGTTTATTCGCCAGAAGCCAGATGCTGTGCTCGGTTTGGCAACGGGATCAACACCAGTGAGGACGTATGCCGAACTCGTGCGGGAGAACCGGAGGGGGCTGAGTTTTTCGCGTTTGACTACTTTTAATCTCGATGAGTACTGGGGGCTTGATGGCACGCATCCGCAGAGTTATCGCTATTTTATGAATCGCGCGTTTTTTGACGGTACTGATATTCAACTTTGGAATACGCATGTGCCCAATGGGACAGCAGTGGATGCCGATCTCGAGTGCGAGGCTTTTGAGAACAGGATACGGGCGTGTGGCGATGTGGATTTGTGGTTGCTCGGCATTGGTCGCAATGGACATATTGCTTTTAACGAGCCCGGTAGCGCGCCCGATTCTCGCACCCGTCTGGTCGATTTGACCGAGAGTACGATTGCGGCGAATAGTCGCTTTTTCGAGCGTGTTGAAGATGTGCCCAAACAGGCACTCACCGCGGGGATTGCCACGATTTGCGAGGCGAGGCGGATTCTTCTTTTGGCGACGGGTACGGATAAGGCGAAAGCGATTGCTCGCGCTGTTCAAGGTATCCCTCATCCATCTTGCCCGGCGAGTTTTTTACAGACACATTCGGATTGTACGTTTATTTTAGATAGAGGGGCGGCCTGTGAAGTGTGAAGGCCACCAATTCTTAGTTTTTAATTCAACAGAAAGGTTTGCCATGAAAAAGACCCTCGCCGTGCTTGAAGGCGACGGCATTGGGCCAGAGATTATGCGCGAGGGGATTAAAGCTCTTCGCACGATTGAAAAAAAGTTCGATCACGAGTTTGTGCTGGAATACGCGCCTTTTGGTGCGGCGTCGTATTTTGACGAGGGTAGTCCGTTTCCCGATGAGACAAAAGCCCTGTGTGATCGGGCAGACGCGATTATCAAAGGTCCGGTGGGGCTTTCCATTGAAGAGACGAAGAAAATTCCACAGGAGTTGCGTCCGGAACTCGGTGCTATTCTGCCTTTGCGAAAGCGTTTTAATACGTATGCCAATTATCGCCCGGTCAGGTTGCCTAAATCTCTCGCGTCATTTTCTCCTTTGCGCGATAGCGTTATTGGAGAGGGTATTGATATTCTCATGATTCGGGAACTTGTGGGTGGTATTTATTTTGGGGAGAAAGAAGAAGGTACTGCCACGGGT
Coding sequences within it:
- the nagB gene encoding glucosamine-6-phosphate deaminase yields the protein MKICDTPDDVARAAASEIAAFIRQKPDAVLGLATGSTPVRTYAELVRENRRGLSFSRLTTFNLDEYWGLDGTHPQSYRYFMNRAFFDGTDIQLWNTHVPNGTAVDADLECEAFENRIRACGDVDLWLLGIGRNGHIAFNEPGSAPDSRTRLVDLTESTIAANSRFFERVEDVPKQALTAGIATICEARRILLLATGTDKAKAIARAVQGIPHPSCPASFLQTHSDCTFILDRGAACEV